One region of Leucoraja erinacea ecotype New England chromosome 10, Leri_hhj_1, whole genome shotgun sequence genomic DNA includes:
- the LOC129701129 gene encoding nmrA-like family domain-containing protein 1, protein MPETVTVFGADQRLGNAVASALLEDGGFTVRVVVQELTSPSTQLLQSAGAHALLADENDPGSVDCALSDAHGCFAITHTDFNSGDPLQDEIRQGYRIADLCKRHDVRHVVLTGAHHVHRKYSLPARHLDAKACINDYMTELNLPKTEIILPFYFEDFLTKFKPKPAGNNIYQIAIPMGEVAMDGVSIRQIGPIVAALFRSPERWIGKSCSLSAGRLTVQEYAQILTRHLHPKQFKDARISLREFVASFGGPAAQDFGNMFEFWKRGGQKMNSTMSFELYPELQTFQQWVSENKTSLVC, encoded by the exons ATGCCAGAGACAGTGACAGTCTTTGGTGCTGACCAGAGGCTAGGGAATGCTGTTGCCTCTGCCTTGCTGGAGGATGGTGGTTTCACAGTGCGGGTGGTCGTGCAAGAGTTAACATCTCCGAGCACCCAGCTTCTCCAGTCTGCAGGAGCACATGCCTTGCTGGCTGATGAGAATGACCCAGGCAGTGTGGACTGTGCTCTGAGCGACGCGCATGGGTGCTTTGCCATCACTCACACCGACTTCAACAGTGGCGACCCTCTGCAG GATGAAATTCGACAGGGATACAGGATCGCGGACTTGTGTAAAAGGCACGATGTCAGGCACGTTGTACTGACTGGGGCTCATCATGTCCACAGGAAGTACAGCCTCCCAGCCCGCCACCTGGATGCTAAAGCCTGCATCAACGACTACATGACTGAACTCAATCTGCCCAAGACGGAAATAATACTTCCATTTTACTTTGAAgattttctgacaaaattcaaaCCAAAACCAGCTGGAAACAACATTTATCAAATTG CCATCCCAATGGGAGAGGTTGCGATGGACGGAGTGAGCATCAGGCAGATTGGCCCGATTGTGGCAGCCTTGTTCAGGAGCCCGGAACGCTGGATCGGAAAGAGCTGCAGCCTGTCTGCGGGAAGGCTGACAGTACAGGAATACGCACAGATCCTCACCCGTCACCTGCACCCCAAGCAGTTCAAAGATGCCCGG ATTTCACTCCGAGAGTTTGTGGCGTCCTTCGGAGGACCAGCGGCTCAGGACTTTGGGAATATGTTTGAATTTTGGAAGAGAGGTGGACAGAAAATGAATAGTACTATGAGCTTCGAACTCTATCCAGAGTTACAAACATTCCAGCAGTGGGTTTCAGAAAATAAGACTTCACTGGTTTGTTAA